A window of Macaca mulatta isolate MMU2019108-1 chromosome 7, T2T-MMU8v2.0, whole genome shotgun sequence genomic DNA:
tgacacataaaaaagaaaaagcatgggcttcaccaaagaagatatgcagatggcaaataagcacataaaaggATGCCCCAaattattagtcattagagaaatacacattaaaattacAAGGAGATAGCACTATCCTCCTAGTAGagtggctaaaatgaaaaagaccaaCCAGtccaagtgttgatgaggatgtagaACAACTTTAACTCCAACAGCTGTTGGTCAGAATATAAATGGTttatcactttggaaaacagtttgacagtatTTTTAGTCAGACATACACCTATCACACAGTCAGACCATTCTATACCTAGGTATTTCCtctagagaaataaaagcatatgtccacacaaagactcatatgtgaatgttcatagcagctatATGTAGaatagcaaaaactggaaacaacccaaatgtgtatcaaatgaattttaaaattttgcaatatccatataatggaatacaactttgcaataaaatatacttttactaTTTACATCACAGTctataaaaatgcataaaaatttctagtgacagaaaacagatcagaaATTGCTTGTATGTATGGGGTAGAGGGGTGGAAGCAGGGAAAGAGAAGTTACAAATGATCATAATGGTAACTTTTGACTTATAGCCATCTTCATTGTTTTccttgtggtgatggtttcataggTGTATACATGATGTCAAAAGTCATCAAATTGTACAATTtaagtaaatgttatttattttatgtagctTATATCTCAGGAAAGCTATCTTTAAGATATCTCacatctgagaaaaaaaaaattaatggttaGCAGCCTGACATCATTCTTACATTTGGTAGAGATTATCACCTGTATGCGTTTCTATTCACACTGAATTTTTGCCAATGTTCAATGTATTTAGATTTTCTTACTTATATCTGTCTCCTAGAAGCATCAAATCAATGTTTCTTGACCTAAATTTTCACAGGTGCACCTGTTGGAACTTATATTTGCAGCACTTTTTAATTTGACCTCCAGAATCTCATGAATATATTTGTTTACTATTTATACAGTGtactatgtatttatatatatatatatatattcagataaaTATAAGCTCCACCTCAGCTCCAGAAACATCCAATTCTTAAGTGTTGAAAGTTTTTCCATGTGCCAGTTGATAGATCCCATCTTAAGCATATTTTCATTGTAGTATAACTCTGTACTCTGATGTGGcttctgaatttaaaaagaaaacaacaatagAAAATCcacaatagaaacaaaaagacCTAATTTAGAAAACCAAGTTTAACTGGATTTAAGTAtctcagaaaacataaaatggaggACTCgtacattgcaaaaaaaaaaaaaaaaaaaaaaaccctcattcTACATAGTGTAGAATAACATTTTCAACCTCAAATTTGGCACATACAAGAAAGAGTGTTCTTgcaataatttttatgaaattctcAAAAACTTACTTAAAATATCATATACTCTTGATTACTGAGGTAATGAAGAATGTGACAAAAATCCAACAATGATAGGACATCAAAGCTTAATGAGGTTTGAAATCATTAACCTAGAGTTCTCACTAAATAGAGAAATACactgacaaaattttaaaatgttctgataAAATTATCTCAACATTTCAGCACATTGCGATTAATTTGTagctagagaaaatattttcccaacATTGTTACAACCATGGAAAACTAGATGCCCTTTAATAACAGACATCTTAGAATATGTATTGTTAAGGCTTGATGCTCTTTAAAAACTTCAACAGCTTTTACTACAGTAatttgattttattctaagtTGTTCTTCATTACCAGTTCATAGAGCAAAAAGCATAAGCCAAACTTCCAAAGGACTCATCACATTCTCAGTtgaaatcaaattaaaaactaaacACAGGAATGTGCTCTCAAGGTCAtctaagtatatttttctttatagttgcACACCGTTTTCAGTACTTTATGACCATCTTCATTTTATTGAACTGAAGATTTTTACAAAGGAAGTCAGTCTTTCTATCCAGACATTGAAACGTAAAATGTGTAAGAAGATAAAGAACACTTAGGCTAAAACCAGGAAAGTAATGCTTGTCTCAGAAGGaattgaatgaaaagaaaataagagatatGATTAATTATAATAAGGAGAAAGAGAACATCACATAACTTTAGACGTGTGACTAAGACTCAAGGAATTTAAAGTAGATGACAGATCTGCAGAAAAGACACTGGTTTTTCCACTAGAAACTATATTGACTCATAATGGGAAGGCAAAGAAAAGATGACTGCAGAGTAAACTTCACCCGTGTCAATAAGTTTACCGTAGGAAggatattttaagtaatttttttcaattataaacttacttttaaaatagGTATTTTATGTGCCATCAATTTGAATGAAAGTAACATAAGTAATTTTTTACTGCTACagtttttattgttcattttccAACCTGTACTCCAACTCTTGGGGTTCACTTTAATTTGCCTTATTGACAAAGCTACTTCCAGCTGCCCACCCTTTTCTAAAGTATGTTCTTCCAAAACCACGTAGCTTCTGATTGCTAGCTTAGGTACAATCTGACTACAGTTCAGGAGGAcgattttttaattgtatatgaAAGACACCTTCTATTTCAAGAGTGGGAGTCTGTCCATCATTAGTATTAGACAAATCTTTAGATCCATCATTGGTATTagacagaattttttttgaaacatcttCAAATTTTGCTTCACCTTCCAAAACAACCGATCCTAAATTTATTGCTGGAATTCCTGCTGCCTGCGGTGACTGAAATTCAGTAGACACATTCTCTACCAGCACCTCATCTTCAGGGGTTTGTTCAGATGGTGGAGGTGCAACTTCAGCAGAGGCCTCTTGTATAGCAAACTCGTCAGTCAGAAGCAAATCAGCTGGTGGGGAATGTTTGTCAACAGGGGCCTCTTCCACAGGGACCTCATAAGCTGGGGGAGAGTGTACTGCAACAAGGGTCTCTTCTATAGGAGTCTCCTCAGCTGGTGGAGACTGAACATCAGCAGGGGCCTCCTCGGCTGGTGGAGGCTGAACATCAGCAGGGGCCTCCTCGGCTGGTGGAGGCTGAACATCAGCAGGGGCCTCCTCGGCTGGTGGAGGCTGAACATCAGCAGGGGCCTCCTCGGCTGGTGGAGGCTGAACATCAGCAGGGGCCTCCTCGGCTGGTGGAGACTGAACATCAGCAGGGGCCTCCTCGGCTGGTGGAGGCTGAACATCAGCAGGGGCCTCCTCGGCTGGTGGAGGCTGAACATCAGCAGGGGCCTCCTCGGCTGGTGGAGGCTGAACATCAGCAGGGGCCTCGTCGGCTGGTGGAGGCTGAACATCAGCAGGGGCCTCGTCGGCTGGTGGAGGCTGAACATCAGCAGGGGCCTCGTCAGCTGGTAGAGACTGAACATCAGCAGGGGCCTCCTCAGCTTGTGGAGGCTGAACTTCAGCATAGGCCTCCTCGGCTGGTGGAGGCTGAACTTGCACAGGGGCCTCATCAACTGGTGGAGGCTGAACTTGCACAGGGGCCTCCTCAGCTTGTGGAGACTGAACATCAGCAGGGGCCTCCTCAGCTGGTGGAGGCTGAACTTCAACAGGGGCCTCGTCAGCTGGTGGAGGCTGAACTTCAGCAGAGGACTCCTCAGCTGGTGGAGGCTGAACTTCAGCAGGGGCCTCCTCAGCTGGTGGAGGCTGAACTTCAGCAGGGGCCTCCTCGGCTGGTGGAGACTGAACATCAGCAGGGGCCTCCTCAGCTGGTGGAGGCTGAACTTCAACAGGGGCCTCGTCAGCTGGTGGAGGCTGAACTTCAGCAGAGGACTCCTCAGCTGGTGGAGGCTGAACTTCAGCAGGGGCCTCCTCAGCTGGTGGAGGCTGAACTTCAGCAGGGGCCTCCTCGGCTGGTGGAGGCTGAACTTCAGCAGGGGCCTCCTCGGCTGGTGGAGGCTGAACTTCAGCAGGGGCCTCCTCGGCTGGTGGAGGCTGAACTTCAGCAGGGGCCTCCTCGGCTGGTGGAGGCTGAACTTCAGCAGGGGCCTCCTCGGCTGGTGGAGGCTGAACATCAGCAGGGGCCTCCTCGGCTGGTGGAGGCTGAACATCAGCAGGGGCCTCGTCAGCTTGTGGAGGCTGAACTTCAGCAGGGGCCTCGTCAGCTGGTGGAGGCTGAACTTCAGCAGGGGCCTCCTCGGCTGGTGGAGGCTGAACTTCAGCAGGGGCCTCCTCGGCTGGTGGAGGCTGAACTTCAGCAGGAGCCTCTTCTGCAGAAGCCTCTGTAGCTTCTAGAAGCTGAATTTCAGCAGAGGCCTCTTCTGCAGTGGTCTCTTCACCTGATGGAGGCTGAAGCTCAAGAGGGGCTTCTTCTATAGAAACTCCCTTAGCTGATGGAAATTGAACTTCAGTAGGCGCCTCTTCTGCAGAAGTCTCCTCAGATAGTGGAGATCGAGTTTCAGCAGGAGTTTCATATGCAGGAGCCTCTGTAGCTGCTAGAAGCTGAATTTCAGCAGAAGCCTCTTCTGCAGGGGTCTCTTCAGCTAATGGAGACTGAACTTCAGCAGGAGCCTCTTCTGCAGGGGTCTCCATAGCTGTTGAAAGCTGAAGTTCTCCAGCCTCTTCTCTCCGAGCCTCTTCAGGTAATAGAGGCTGAACTTCAGCAAGGGTCTCTTCAACAGTGGCAGGCTCTACTTTAGCTGGGGCCTCTTCAAGGGCGCCCTCAGCTGGTAAAGGCTGTACTTCAATGGGAGCCTTTTCAGCTGAGGGAGACTGAATTTCACCAGGAAGCTCTACTGAAGGAGACTTTTCAGCTGATGGAGGCAGAATTTCAGCAGGAGGCTCTTCTGAAGAGGACTCTTCGGCTGATGGAGGCAGAATTTCAGCAGGAAACTCCACTAATGGGGCCTCTTCAGCGGATGGAGGCTGAACTTTAACAGAATTCTCTGCAACTGCAGTGGCTGCCTCAGCAGCAGGAGTCTCTTCAGTTGATGGCTGTACTTGGACATGTGTCTCTTCATCGGATCTGGGCTCTGCCTTAGCAGTGGCCTCTTCAACTAATGGAGGCTGTATTTCAGCTGGGAATTTTTCTGTTGGTGGAGGCTCTATTTCAGCAGAAGCCACTTTTTTAACAGCAAAACCTTCTTGTACAACAGGTGTAGTTACTTCTTCCCTAAGCCCATCTTCTAAAAGTACCGGTGGACCATTTTTAGTCTCCTGAGTAAATGAAGTTCTGCTGATGCTTTTctgcttaatttcttcattgcTGCTTGTTGCTGGTTGAAATTCAGGATGTTCACTAGCAGAAATCTTTCCTGAGGATTTACGTTTCCGGGCACCTTCCTTTGACTTTGTAAAAGAACTATCTGGCCTGGAAATAGCCACTATTTCTGATTCACTAAAGTATGTCTGTTGTTCCTTGTCCACTTTTTCCACATGGGGGATGTGCATCATGGTCCAGTATTCTGTACGGCTGGTCTGCTGAGATCTGTCCATTTTTAGTTGAACTAAAGGTATGTTTGGTGGAATTTCTACTTCCTGAACACTCTCTGGCAATTCAATAGCTGCTTCTCTAACGTCAGCTGACTTTTCTTCAGGTACCACGGTTTTCTCAACTAACttgacttcttttttctcttctacaaTGGTGTCTGTCTGGAGAGACTTACTAGTCATTTCCTGTCCACGCTTTCTCTTTGTCCAAGTTCGCTGAAGTTCAGAAGATACTCTAATAGACTCATAGGCTTTGGCAGAGTAGTTGCCTTTGCTTTCAGAAGTATTACCAATACGATGGGTAGCTTTGGGGCTAGATGATTTTGGTATGggcatgtgtttctttttctctattacaTCAGTTTGCTGGGATTTGTCTACCATTGGTTGGCTGGGTCGTCTTCTCTTTCGAATTTCTTGCCTACATGCTGAGATAGGCTTATCAGAGTCATCACTTTCTTCCATTTCTAAGACTAGTGATTTCAGATTTATTAATTTTCAAGTGATGGCCAAAAATCACAAACGTACCAAGTGTCGAAGACTTTGCCTTTCTTAGGTGTCATTCTGTTGAGCTCcctcagaaaaaaagtaatttataagtTATTACATTCCATACTACACTCTTGTTGGATCCCACCTTATTCAGTAAGCATCTTTCTTGTTTAGTCTCTGTTATAACTAAATATCACTTTTAGAAGTTTCCTTCAAGGGTCTATGACATCATAGCCAATTCTGCCTTCAGGATTCCGTCAGTGGTATTCCTAGGGCTTTTAAACTTAGTATACATCCATAGGTAATGGCTGCAAGTGAGAATCTACTTTTTGAAACAAGTCCAGTTGAAAAAAGCATTTGTCTACGAAAGAACATCAGGTAAATTCCAGTAGTGCCACTTTCTAATTACTGAAATTGATGCTTTCGAACTTTCAGTTCTGTTTTTTTCATCCTATTATCAAAGACAGTAATGCAGAACTCAGAATACTGCAGCCTATTTTCAATTGTACAAAACAACCCATAACATGTGTGAGGATGTtctattaacatattttatatgactTGAAAAGAAGTTACTACTGTTTAAAAAACTTGAATTCTGAAGTTCATCTTCATATAAGCTTCTTTTCTACATCCTTAGCCTTCAGTAATACAACAGCCTATTCTCAAAATATAGAAGGCAGGTTTATCTTCCAAAACATCgtgtgatattttaatttttatttaactattttagaGTGTAGTTCCACCCAAAATTGCCAACTAAAAGAATGAGTCTAAATACACgccaagggagaaaaaaatgcacCTTTTGAAGTAGTCACATTAGACTCTGCTGAGTACCTACATGGGAATGAATGCCCCAATGTagataaaaactttatttttatttttattttttttgttttttgagataggatctcactctgtcacccaggctggagtgcagtggtgcaatcatacctcactgcagcctcaatcttctgggcttaagcaatactcctaccccagcccctcccccccagtagctgagattacaggcatgagccactgcaccagctgaagataaaaacattaaaaaatgacgCTATGAAAAGGAGGAACTCCAGTCAAGCAAATTGTAGATGACATTGTATTAGATTTGGAATACAGATAAAATTTTAACTGATATCACTCAAGAATTTTACTAGAAAGATGAATATTGATCAAACAGTATGCAAAAACATTGTGCATTAGTCTGAGGaaaattaagaagagaaaatagacttttaaaatacagttataGGAGACAATGTAATAATCATATGCCAAATAATAATTATGACTGCATTAATCtgggaatatttttaattttatttatgccATATTGCCCCTAGAAAACATGGTGAATTGAATAATTCCCTTTTTTTCACATGCATTGGTGTTATGAGCTGAATGTTTGTGGCCCTGTCTCTTTAcccacaaattcatatgttggaacccCAAAAGTTACAGTATTTAAAGATGGGATCTTTGGGAgttacaggcatacctcattttattacACTTCACTTTTTTGTGTTTTACAGATCCTGcactttttacaaattgaaagtcTATGGCAAGCCTGCATCAAGAAAATCCATTGATGTCATTTTTTCAAACAGTATGTgctcatttcatttctttgtgtcacattttggtaattcctgcaacatttcaaacattttcattattataatatcTGCTGTGGTGATCTATAATCAGTGATCTTGATGttactactgtaaatatttgcaGCACCATACCCTATATATAACAAATTTAATAGATAAACATTGTATGTGTTCTGACTAATCCACCAGCCAGCTGTTcccccgtctctctctctctctctctctgtcctcaggCCTTTCTATTGCTTGAGACACAACGATATTGAAATTAGGAAAATTGATagccctacaatggcctctaagtgttcaagtgaaaagaagagtcacAGACCTCTCATTTGAAATTCatattgttttcatgcctgctaacacaacatccattccgTAGCcgatggatcaaggagtaattttgattttcaattttattatttaaatatatttcataatgctatggctgccatagatagtgattccatTAATGGATGTGAAATTGAAAGTAAATTTAAACCCTCTGGAAAGGATTTACCAttttagatgccattaagaatcTTTATAAAGAATGGTAATAGGTctaaatatcaacattaacaggagtctggaagaagttgattccaaccctcatagatgactttgaggggttcaagatttcagtggagaaagtaactgcagatgtggtggaaatagcaagaaaatgtaaattatatgtaGAGCCTGAAGacatgactgaattgctgcaatctaaTGGTAAAACTTTAATGGACAAAGGgctgcttcttatggatgagcaaagaaagtcgtttcttgagatggaatctactcctagTGAGGtgctgtgaacactgttgcaaaaacaacaaaggatttagaatattccataaacttcaCTGATAAAGCAATGgtagggtttgagaggattgactccgaTTTTGAAAAAAAGTTTTGATGCTGTAAAATAGTactgcatgctacagagaaacaTTTCATAAAAGGGTCAATTGATGGGGTAATCTCTATTGGGTTGTTTATCAACATCTTTGTGGTTGCAAAGAGAGAGCCTGGTGTTTGTCTCAATTATATCTGACAAACATTGCAGGTGTGTTTTGTAGTCAAGTTTCTGAAATTTCATGTAATATCTTCAAAGTCTATTTTGGGTCAATTCACAACAAGAAATAAATGTCAAAGCCAACATCGCACTAATTGGGTTAATATAAGATTATGTGTATTGGATTAGTTTTGCTTCTTTAACTTAAATAAGGCTTTTCCAAATTTCCTTAAACTGAATTATCGATTTCAACTAAATTGAATTATCAATTTCCAGTCCTTAGATCTTTATGTTTTCCTCTCTTGTCTGTCTTTTTCATACAAGCCATTTTGACAGCGgggagatgacatctcattgtggttttgatttgcatttctctgattagtgatgttgagtattttttcatatcactgttgaccatttgtatgccatcttttaagaaatgtctattcagatattttgcctatttttgtataaatttatgtctACAAGTATAATTTTGTTACATAGACATATTACATGTGGTGGAGTCAGAGATTTTAGTGTGACTATTACCTGAATAATATAAATTGTACTCATTAGGTAATTTCTTATCATCCCCCACTTCCATCTCTCACACTTCTGAGTCTCCATTGTTGTATCAGTTGACACTCTGCATCCATGTGGATGctttatttagctcccacttataagtgagaagatgcattgcctttctgtttctgagttgtttctcttaaaataatggcctccagttccattcatgttgcagcaaaagacatgattttattttattttatttttctaccaggttaagctttatttattttttatttttaattatactttaagttctagggtacatgtgcacaacatgcaagtttgttacataggcatacatgtgccatgttggtttgctgcacccattaactcatcatttacattaggtatttctcctaatgttatccctcccccttTTCcacaccccatgacaggccctggggtGGGATGTTCCCCGcactgtgtccaagtgttctcattgttcaatgcccacctatgagtgagaacatgcggtgtttgcttttctgtccttgtaatagtttgctcaaaatgatgatttccagcttcatccatatccctgaaaggacatgaactcatccttttttatgactgcatagtattctgtggtgtatatgtgccatattttcttaatccagtctatcactgatggacatttgggttggttccaagtctgtgctattgtgaatagtgccaaaataaacatatgtgtgcatgtgtctttatagtagcatgatttatgatcctttgggtatctacccagtagtgggattgctgggtcaaatggtatttctagttctagatccttgaggaattgccacactgtcttccacaatggttgaactagtttacactaccaacaatgtaaaagcattgcTATTTCTCCATATGctgtccagcatctgttgtttcctgactttttaatgatcaccattctaactggtgtgagatggtatctcactgtggttttgatttgcatttctctgatgaccagtgatgatgagcatttttttcatgtgtctgttggctgcataaatgccttctattgagaagtgtctgttcatatcctttgcccactatttgatggggttgttttcttctcgtaaatttgttttaagttctttgtagattctggatattagacctttgtcagatgagtagattgaaaaaattttctcccattctgtaggtgcctgttcactcagatggtagtttcctttgctgcagAAGCTCATTGTTTAGTTAGATCCcctttgtctattttgacttttgttgccattgcttttggtgctttagtcatgaagtccttgcccatgcctctgtcgtgaatggtattgcctaggttttcttctagggtttttatggttttagctctaacatttaagtgtttaatccatcttgaattaatttttgtataagatgtaaggaagggatccagtttctgttttctacatatggctagccagttttcccagcaccatttattaaataggaaatcctttccccatttcttgtttctctcaggtttgtcaaagatcagatggttgtagatgtgtggtgttatttctgaggcctctattctgttgcattggtatatatatatatatatatgttttggtaccagtaccttgctgttttgattactgtaaccttatagtatagtttgaagtcaggtagcatgatgcctccagcttagttctttttgctcaggattgccaTGGCaattcgggctcttttttggttccatatgaactttaaagtagttttttccaattctatgaagaaagtcattggtagcttgatggggatggcattgaatctataaattaccttgggcagtatgggcattttcacaatattgattcttcctatccatgagcatggaatgttcttccatttgtttgtgtcctcttttatttcgttgagcagtggtttgtagttcttcttgaagaggttcttcacatcccttgtaagttggattcctaggtattttattctatttgtagcaattgtaaatgggaggtcactcatgatttggctctctgtttgtctgttattggtgtataggaatgcttgtga
This region includes:
- the LOC106999411 gene encoding fibrous sheath CABYR-binding protein translates to MEESDDSDKPISACRQEIRKRRRPSQPMVDKSQQTDVIEKKKHMPIPKSSSPKATHRIGNTSESKGNYSAKAYESIRVSSELQRTWTKRKRGQEMTSKSLQTDTIVEEKKEVKLVEKTVVPEEKSADVREAAIELPESVQEVEIPPNIPLVQLKMDRSQQTSRTEYWTMMHIPHVEKVDKEQQTYFSESEIVAISRPDSSFTKSKEGARKRKSSGKISASEHPEFQPATSSNEEIKQKSISRTSFTQETKNGPPVLLEDGLREEVTTPVVQEGFAVKKVASAEIEPPPTEKFPAEIQPPLVEEATAKAEPRSDEETHVQVQPSTEETPAAEAATAVAENSVKVQPPSAEEAPLVEFPAEILPPSAEESSSEEPPAEILPPSAEKSPSVELPGEIQSPSAEKAPIEVQPLPAEGALEEAPAKVEPATVEETLAEVQPLLPEEARREEAGELQLSTAMETPAEEAPAEVQSPLAEETPAEEASAEIQLLAATEAPAYETPAETRSPLSEETSAEEAPTELQPPSGEETTAEEASAEIQLLEATEASAEEAPAEVQPPPAEEAPAEEAPAEVQPPPAEESSAEEAPAEVQPPPAEESSAEEAPADVQSLPADEAPADEAPADVQPPPAEEAPADVQSPPAEEAPADVQPPPAEEAPADVQPPPAEEAPADVQPPPAEEAPADVQPPPAEEAPADVQSPPAEETPIEETLVAVHSPPAYEVPVEEAPVDKHSPPADLLLTDEFAIQEASAEVAPPPSEQTPEDEVLVENVSTEFQSPQAAGIPAINLGSVVLEGEAKFEDVSKKILSNTNDGSKDLSNTNDGQTPTLEIEGVFHIQLKNRPPEL